The Plasmodium brasilianum strain Bolivian I chromosome 14, whole genome shotgun sequence genome contains a region encoding:
- a CDS encoding M1-family alanyl aminopeptidase has protein sequence MILKKLLNFNIFLVTVLSLANTNYDKKNTCMIKNIFRNNSSSIVGRLLNVNSNKKKLSTHINFPSLIYEQIKFSKFLNLDNIFEKDIIKSIKHKIKRPPSYIIQKRLMSEKGDNNNNSNNSSVNNEKKRQGVITSNNDGADDKRLKSTNESDLGVTGTNDMNNGGISNNNNGANNSGNGNAGGKKDPKIHYRTDYRASGFAINNVTLNINIYDNETTVRSMLDMMTSEHYSGEDLVFDGVGLKINEISLDNKKLVEGEQYTYDNEFLTIFSKYVPKGKFVFGSEVIIHPETNYALTGLYKSKNIIVSQCEATGFRRITFFIDRPDMMAKYDVTLTAEKAKYPILLSNGDKLNEFEIPGGRHGARFNDPHLKPCYLFAVVAGDLKHLSDKYVTKFSKRNVELYVFAEEKYVSKLKWALECLKKAMKFDEDYFGLEYDLSRLNLVAVSDFNVGAMENKGLNIFNANSLLASKKTSIDFSYERILTVVGHEYFHNYTGNRVTLRDWFQLTLKEGLTVHRENLFSEQTTKTATFRLDHVDLIRSVQFLEDSSPLSHPIRPESYVSMENFYTTTVYDKGSEVMRMYQTILGDEYYKKGMEIYIKKNDGGTATCEDFNSAMNEAYKLKKGDSSYNLDQYLLWYSQSGTPHVTAEYIYDEHKKTFTINVSQYTNPDENQKEKKALFIPMKVGFINPRTGKEEIPEITYEFKKDKETFVIYNVNEKPIPSLFRGFSAPVYIKDNLTDEERILLLKYDTDSFVRYNVCVDLYMKQIEKNYNELLQAKSSQGNTDICASNAVNNDVNAGGDATLHGVEKSNLTPVSEDFINAMKYFLEDEHADPGFKSYIITLPRDRYIINHIKNVDTDVLADTRDFIYKQIGDKLNDLYFKIFKKIESKADDMTHFNDESYVDFEQINMRKLRNTLLTLLSKAKYPNMLDHIMQHSNSPYPSNWLTSFAVSAYYDKYFELYDKTYQLSKDDELLLQEWLKTASRSDRSDIYDIIKKLETEVLKDSKNPNVIRAVYLPFTFNLRYFNDISGKGYKLLADVIMKVDKFNPMVATQLCDPFKLWNKLDLKRQDLMLSEMNRVLEMENISNNLKEYLLRLTNKL, from the coding sequence atgatattgaaaaaacttttaaattttaatatatttcttgtAACAGTTTTATCCTTAGCAAATACAAATTATGATAAGAAAAATACGtgtatgataaaaaatatttttcgaaACAATTCATCCAGTATAGTTGGTCGCTTGCTAAATgtaaattcaaataaaaaaaagttaagcACGCATATAAATTTCCCGTCCCTGAtttatgaacaaattaaattttccaaatttttgAATCTTGATAATATCTTTGAGAAGGATATTATTAAGAGTATTAAGCACAAAATAAAGAGACCCCCATCATATATCATACAGAAAAGACTAATGAGTGAAAAGGgagataataataacaatagtaacaatagcagtgtaaataatgagaaaaaaaggcAGGGTGTTATAACAAGTAATAATGATGGAGCTGATGACAAGAGGTTAAAGTCCACAAATGAAAGTGATTTAGGAGTAACCGGAACAAATGATATGAATAACGGCGGTATAAGCAACAACAATAATGGCGCTAACAATAGCGGTAATGGAAATGCTGGTGGTAAGAAGGACCCAAAAATTCATTACCGAACAGACTACAGAGCATCTGGATTTGCTATTAATAATGTAACactgaatataaatatatatgacaaTGAAACAACAGTGAGATCTATGCTTGATATGATGACTAGTGAACATTATTCAGGAGAAGATTTAGTTTTCGATGGTGTAGGATTGAAAATCAATGAAATATCACttgataacaaaaaattagttGAAGGAGAACAATATACGTATGATAATGAATTTTTAACTATATTTTCCAAGTATGTTCCAAAGGGAAAATTTGTATTCGGTTCGGAAGTTATAATACATCCAGAGACGAATTATGCATTAACTGGTTTATACAAATCGAAGAATATAATAGTTTCTCAATGTGAAGCTACAGGATTTCGTcgtataacattttttattgataGACCAGATATGATGGCAAAGTATGATGTAACACTAACAGCTGAGAAGGCAAAATACCCCATACTTTTAAGTAATGgagataaattaaatgaatttgAAATACCAGGAGGTAGACATGGTGCAAGATTTAATGATCCTCATTTGAAACCATGCTATTTATTTGCTGTAGTTGCAGGAGACCTTAAACATTTAAGTGATAAGTATGTTACCAAGTTTTCAAAAAGAAATGTagaattatatgtttttgctgaagaaaaatatgtatcaaaattaaaatgggCTTTAGAATGTCTAAAAAAAGCTATGAAATTTGATGAAGATTATTTTGGTTTAGAATATGATTTATCTAGATTGAATTTAGTGGCTGTATCCGATTTCAATGTTGGTGCAATGGAAAATAAAggattaaatatatttaatgcaaATTCATTGTTAGCTTCTAAAAAAACATCCATCGATTTTTCATATGAACGAATATTAACAGTTGTAGGTCATGAGTATTTTCACAATTATACAGGTAATAGAGTTACACTAAGAGATTGGTTTCAATTAACATTAAAAGAAGGATTAACAGTACATAGAGAAAATTTATTCTCTGAACAAACTACCAAAACTGCTACATTCAGATTAGACCATGTTGATTTGATTAGAAGTGTTCAATTTTTAGAAGATTCCTCTCCTTTGTCTCATCCAATAAGACCAGAATCTTATGTTAGtatggaaaatttttatactaCAACAGTATATGATAAAGGTAGTGAAGTTATGAGAATGTACCAAACAATTTTAGGTGATgagtattataaaaaaggtatggaaatttatattaaaaaaaatgatggaGGTACAGCAACATGTGAAGATTTTAATAGTGCAATGAATGAagcatataaattaaaaaaaggggaTAGTTCATATAATTTAGACCAATATTTATTATGGTATTCTCAAAGTGGAACACCACATGTTACTgcagaatatatatatgatgaacACAAGAAAACTTTTACCATTAATGTAAGTCAGTACACAAATCCTGATGAAaatcaaaaagaaaagaaggcATTATTCATTCCAATGAAAGTTGGTTTTATTAACCCACGTAcaggaaaagaagaaattccTGAAATTAcatatgaatttaaaaaggataaagaaacttttgttatttataatgtCAATGAAAAACCTATTCCATCACTTTTCAGAGGATTTAGTGCACCTGTTTATATTAAAGACAATTTAACGGACGAAGAacgtatattattattaaaatatgacaCAGATTCCTTTGTTAGATATAATGTATGTGTTGATTTGTATATGAAACAAATtgaaaagaattataatgAATTGTTACAGGCCAAAAGTTCACAGGGAAATACCGACATATGTGCAAGTAATGCAGTGAATAATGATGTGAATGCTGGAGGAGATGCTACCTTACATGGTGTGGAAAAATCAAATCTAACCCCTGTTAGTGAAGACTTTATTAATGCTATGAAATATTTCTTGGAAGATGAACATGCAGATCCTGGCTTCAAGTCCTATATAATAACTCTTCCTCGTGatagatatattataaatcatataaaaaatgttgacACAGATGTGCTAGCTGATACGAGAGactttatttataaacaaattggtgataaattaaatgatctttattttaaaatattcaagaAGATTGAATCAAAAGCAGATGATATGACACATTTTAATGATGAATCTTATGTAGACTTTGAACAAATCAATATGagaaaattaagaaatacTTTGTTAACTCTATTAAGTAAAGCCAAATATCCAAATATGTTAGATCATATTATGCAACATTCCAACTCCCCATATCCATCTAACTGGCTTACTAGTTTTGCAGTCTCAGCatattatgataaatattttgaactGTATGATAAGACCTATCAACTTTCCAAAGACGACGAATTACTTTTACAAGAATGGTTAAAAACAGCATCGAGATCTGATAGAAGtgatatatatgatattataaaaaagctAGAAACTGAAGTTTTAAAAGATAGTAAAAACCCAAATGTTATTAGAGCAGTATATCTTCCATTTACGTTCAACTTAAGGTACTTTAATGATATATCGGGAAAGGGATACAAATTATTAGCAGATGTTATTATGAAAGTTGATAAGTTCAATCCTATGGTAGCAACACAGTTATGTGATCCATTTAAATTATGGAATAAGTTAGACTTAAAAAGACAAGATTTAATGCTTAGCGAAATGAACAGAGTACTAGAAATGGAAAACATTTCAAATAACTTAAAGGAATACTTACTAAGATTAACAAACAAATTGTAG